DNA from Toxoplasma gondii ME49 chromosome X, whole genome shotgun sequence:
gcatgcagatgtctGTGACTATGGTGCGCATAGCCGCCCGTGCATGCACGTTCGTTTTTGTGGTAGCAGTGTACTCAGGGTTCTGCGTGAAGGCTAGCGGCCGCATGTGTGTCTGGGTAACCTCAAACGCGGTTCTTCGTTTacaaacgagaaaaggaaggcgtCTGGAGAGCTACAGACTCTAGGGTGTCCCGCGTTCGTGGGCTCAGGCTAGGCATTGTGGTCGTCCAAAGTTTCCAGCAGGCGCAATCGTCGAGGATTCGGGATGAATGGACGCGAGAAGGGGGCCAGGATCGTAGCGGCCGTGGCTGTTTTTAGGACGGTGATGACTGTAGTGTTTTCCGTTTCGACTCTCGATTGTGTGCGAATTGTCTGGTGAATGTATTTAGGGCAAACGGAGCTTCTGAACTATTTCAACCGCATTTCATCGAACCGCGCTCTGATTCTGAAAGTAAGCTTTGAGCAGTTTGCTGTGTGGGACAAAAAATCGAAATGCGACAATCAAAATGAGCGGGTAAAGAAACTCACATCAGACAAAAGTATTTTTCGACCGTTTACGTCTGGGTGTCTTAGTCAGTTCACAGGCACCCATTTTCCTTCAGAAAACGACCAGTGGTTGTGGTTCACTCCTCACGTTCTTCCGTCGTTCTTGAAGTATATATAGAGACAGATACGCGTAGGCACATCTATCTGAAACGAGGTAAATCCACCGGTTGTCAATTAACGGTCTGCGAATTTTTCTCACTTGATTCTTTCGCAGGTCTTCGCAATTCTGTTTACGTtcatcgttttcttcgtctttttcttgaGCTGAAGAGTCGAGCAGAGTCTACGATTCGCGCAACAGTTCTCAAACACCCGCGTCGCGGGACCTGATATCTGCACGGGGTGACTTGCTGTAGATTCTGTCCAGGTTCTTCTACTCTGCTCTGATTGCTTCTGCGCGACGTCTCCAGAAAGGCATTCAAGAAATACAAACAGTTTTAACCAGACTCTCGGCATTCCCTAGAGAGGTACAAATGCCTAGTTGTTACCGTCTCGTTATGTTGGTGGAAaagcgcttctctcttgtaTCTACGTGTCTCGATTAAATGAAAGAGGTATTCATGCTCGGTCTACCCGGAGACCTACATTTTTTCTGGTCATGGGGGCTGGGGCTGGAAAAGTTGCCGTCTCAAATTTGTATTCTCGCTCCTGTTCTTTTCAAAGTgttctctgttgcttctcttttGCTCAATTTGCCTACTTGAGAGACTCGATCCTCAGCTGGGAAGGTATCCCGCACAGGCCCCCGTAAAAAAGACTGCTTAACCAGGCGCCTCGGGGGGTCGTGTTGACTTATTTTCATCACACCCCTGACGAAGATCTtttgttccttttcttctttacGTCATATATGCTTTGGCATTCTTTTCGATCCGGGGAACTTGTGGAAGAACTGCTAGGGTGCGAAGACCGACAGGCACGCTACCTTCTATCCTTCCACCTTCTACCGCGTCGGTGAtctcctgcgccttctgGAATATACAACTGACACAACCTGGCGTCTAGCGAGCCATCGTGAAAACCACCACATTTTCGCTGGTGTCCGCAGAAAAAGTGTATCCCCCCCTCGAATGTCGAACCTCAAAAAACGGCATGCAGCGTTCGTCTACAGTGCATATGTTTGGCAAGTTGTTCAACGTCACGCAACCTGTAGTGATTCGTGCCTTGGTAACGAGGTAGAAATATCGTTTTTCTATATGGAAGCCTGACAGCAGCAGCCCGGCGGATATCAGTGCCACAACATCACCGAAGGACTGCGAAACGGACGACCGTGGCGGGTGTAGCCAGTCGTTGTGATGATACCTTCCTCGTGTCTGAGTGAGGTCGGACGACTCAGTGATGAGGATAGTCCTTGTCTGCCTCGTTTCGGATACACCTCACGCAGAAAGACATGTAAACTTATTACAATCGGATAGGTTAAAGGGGATCCTCTGTTGAACGTAGCGGGAACGTGCGAGAAACCGCAACTTGGAGTGCGTGTTTTTCCACTGTAGGCCGGAGAACCAGTCGATTGTTCACGAATGCGCGGTTGTCCCCAAAAAAGTTTGATAATAAATTTGGTAAAAGTCTCTTTATACTCACTGGAAAGCAAGTCAGTCACGCCATTGTTGGTGGTGCGTGCGGTTTGAGGGACTCTTTAATGCGATCTGTTAGTCTTCTTATCAAGGGATGGTAGGTGGCATGCATTTTTAGAATGAGGAGCGCGAACGGTAAGCGAATCGCATGTTTTCCAATGTTACACAGGGGTGCCGGTGAGCAGAACCAACGGTGTTCCCGTTAGGCAGTGTTGTGCTGACTTCTATACGTCACTGTTCCCGAGAACAATCTAAAATTGTGGCACTCTCGTTGAATGCGAGGCTTTGATCTCATGCTTTTGTCGCACCGTGCGACTCTGAAGTTCCATTAACCGGACACAGTGCGGTAATAGAACCAAGAGCATCACAGCATgtgctttctctccgcaCCACGTTGTGCAGAGTTTCTTCGTGTACGCATATAGAGACtctgatatatatatatatatatatacagctGACATATATATCTGAGAACGTGCAGAAGATGGGATAAATGGAGCAGTATATTGTGATTGGGGTAGTAAAACAAGGAGAGCATCTACTGAAAGTCATCACTAGAAACTGACAATACCGCTGGAGAGGTGTAGTGTTCAAACCGCGAAGGTCACGACGCGATCTGACAGGCCCTCTCGTTGTTTGGTTCGTGGAGAATTTTTCTGGCTAACGAAAAAATGGGTACCGGCAAATCTTGCAACGCAGTTCGAGCTGAACACATGAACATTAGAGGCGGGGCGCTTACACGTGCTAGAAAGGATAAGACTGGTTCGTTCCTGTGGAGGAACGTGCGTTGCACAGTAACACACAGTTACCGCTTAGCGTTTAGTGCTGTATCTGGCTCTGCGGCAGAAATGAACAACGCCGTTCTAAGGGGGAACAACAAAGTTTCCGACAGCCCCTTCATATCGTCTTCTTTATTGTTGTTGCATATGCGTCTTTGTAATGCAAATATTCGGCCTACAATGTACTGAAACATGTTATGAGGTCGAGGAATCGGCCTCGGTTCGTtggcctgcatgcacacagagtATCCGTATATACGGCGACGGCCCGCAGGTGGGCGCATGGATACGAATATTTCTTCCCGTTTCCTGTTTGTCGGCCACTGTGGCGGTGCCTAGTCGGCTGCGGAAGTTCGGAGACAGCCGCACACAGACGCGGGATCTGTGGACGTTAGATTTTCCCGTTTCACGAAAAAGGAACGTTTGAACGCAGGCTTTTGTGTGGAGCAGGTTATGCGGGAGGACGCACTGTACTTGCAAGGCCCTCTTGCAGTCTGTCCCTCAAAAACGCACTGCGAGGGCGGATTCCGTGGTTGATGCTAGCATATTTTGCTGCAAGCAGGGAACTCGctcttgttttctgtgtcggCACAACTCTTCCGGAGAacatttttctctttctttctcgacgGCTTGCCATTATCCCAGCGTCTTCCCCGtgttcccttttcttcggTTCTCGACTGTATCCGATCCGTAGCTGTTGCGGACGCCCGGCTGGATTCCCTGCGAAAATTGTCTACCCGTTTTTGTCTGCCCACACCTTTCCGAAGATGATGCCGCTgtcctcgtctcttttccgaCCGTATGGTCACCTTTTCCACCAGTTCCCCCggcgcttcttttcctctgcacAGCGGGGTGACTATTCTTTGATGCTCCCGCGCCATTTCTCCTCCACCGCGTCGTCTGTCACGAAACCGCCGCAGAAGACGGATGCCCCCGCAAAACATGATGAGCACGACTCTCACCACGGCACAAACAATTTCTACCACATGCCTTCCCACCACTCTCCGTCCCGTCACCACCTGAATCCTGATGGAACAATGCGCGACCTCACGACGGCAGAGACTTTCCACTGGGAGCACGCTGAAGCAGAAACGCCTGCCCAGCAGATTGTTTCCGTTAACGGACGCAAGATGGTCAAGGGCGTTGAGACCAGAGATCTCGTCGAGCTCTTCCTTGTTCACCAAGTACGTCCTTCGTGAGGGATTCGCGGGGGTCTGTAGGCCACAGAAAACCGCGACACTCTTGAGCCACCGCAAGGTCAATGGAACGCTTCTTGTTCCCGTAATGGCAAACGAGGTGTCTAGGTGGCATGACACAACAAAttctgtgcgtctctcaGCGGAGTTGTTCTTGCAGACACTTGGAAAGGCCGGTTTGGGGAACTTGCTGAAAATGGTTTCAAAAACTCGAAACCCCTCGGGGAAAGTGTCTGAGACGAATCAGGGTGCGAAGTAAACTTTTTTGGAAGAGCCTTCAGGGAAAACGGAGGTGGACGTACACCAAGCCTATTCCTGTGTTGGAAATATCAACACCAGTCTTAAGAGCTGAAAGGCTCGCGGCCTGTGTGCACAAAGCATTCAGTGGATAGAACAGGGTATGGCTGCAGACTTGAAAGCCTTGGCGGGGAAAGCAGGACTTCGGAGCGGTGGTGTGGAGGTCGCAAAGGGAGCATATTCCTTTTCGCTTGGTCGAGAAGTCGGAATTTTGTAGCAAGCAAAACATCATGAGGGCTTTGAATTGTCTTCATTCACTatttttcctctcctgaGGATGGATAACTGTTGCCGGAATCGCGGGTTTCACTTGAACTCTCCAGAGTCGAGTTGGGCTTGAAACGTGCCTGAAAATactttgtttctcttgtgCTGTCCCTGGCGAGACGTCAGGTACGTCACATGTGATTGTTTATTATAATTTGGTGATCCTCATTAAAAACACATTCTATAGAGGAGGCTCCTGTGTCAGCAAGGGCGAAAACTCTAACACGCTGGTAACCACACAAGACTTTTCCGTTTATTTAGATCCGTGAAAGTATTGACCTAATCGTGGCGAGAGGTGGTATGTAGGGTAGGCGACAGAAGGTGCGAATCTTGCATGATGTTAGTCGGTTGATTGTGGGTTTTTTTCAGAAAAACATTCCTTTCTGGCCACGAATGCGTATGAACGTCTGGGGCAACCACGACTTGCTCATGAAGGCTgagttccttttcttctggacTCCCACATTCATCACCTGGTCGCTTGCAAgtaagagacgaaagagtgTTTTTGCATCAACAGGCATGCGACGCTGTAGATGACGGTGAACGGTCGAAACTGTGACACTTCACCGAATGGCACTTGAGTGCACGAAGTTCCAGTGGCCTGTGACAGATGAATTTGCCCTCGATGATTGGGTATTGGGTATTAGAGGCGAAACGTGAATAAAACATGCGCATTTTATGTTTTCGTGAGACGCACTTGAACGAGCAGGCGGCTTGCTATTATGTTCTTTATGTCGGAAGAGAGGTGACAAAGAACGTATTCAACGGGACGAGGTTCCTGTGGCAGAAAATGCCGCGTGCATTGGAGGGGCTATCAGTTATCGGACAGATGCTGAGTGGGCAGTTCTGTGGTGTCCGTTTAAAAAACAATGTCACTGCTCAAGAGCATGCTGCGTATAAGACAAAGGCATGCCCCTAGAGGCTACTGTCGAAAAGCGAATGTTGCACTGCA
Protein-coding regions in this window:
- a CDS encoding cytochrome C oxidase subunit IIa, putative (encoded by transcript TGME49_226590~Predicted trans-membrane domain (TMHMM2.0):245-268); this encodes MLAYFAASRELALVFCVGTTLPENIFLFLSRRLAIIPASSPCSLFFGSRLYPIRSCCGRPAGFPAKIVYPFLSAHTFPKMMPLSSSLFRPYGHLFHQFPRRFFSSAQRGDYSLMLPRHFSSTASSVTKPPQKTDAPAKHDEHDSHHGTNNFYHMPSHHSPSRHHLNPDGTMRDLTTAETFHWEHAEAETPAQQIVSVNGRKMVKGVETRDLVELFLVHQKNIPFWPRMRMNVWGNHDLLMKAEFLFFWTPTFITWSLAIPMFTLLYMLDEAVYAAMTVKVIGRQWYWIYEVESPVDDEE